One Dermacentor silvarum isolate Dsil-2018 chromosome 10, BIME_Dsil_1.4, whole genome shotgun sequence genomic window carries:
- the LOC119466331 gene encoding L-threonine 3-dehydrogenase, mitochondrial-like produces the protein MLTGPMQNTLRRVLRPSLFAASHCTSVRNASQGASDNDLPRVLITGSLGQLGTGLARLLRKKYGKENVIMSDIVRPPKSILAEGPYVYADILDFKNLQEIVVNERVDWLIHFSALLSAIGERNVPLAMRVNVEGVHNVMELSKQYRLRLFVPSTIGAFGPDSPRSPTPDLCVQRPRTIYGVSKVHAELLGEYYHHKFGLDFRCLRFPGVISYDSEPGGGTTDYAVQVFHDALKYGKFTCYLKPDTRLPMIYITDCLRALMEMMEAPSESLKLRTYNVTAMDFTPKELFQEVCKLVPELEVEYKPDGRQAIADSWPQVFDDSNARRDWGWKPTYDLAQMCKVMVDNLRTVYQR, from the exons ATGCTGACTGGACCAATGCAGAACACGCTTCGTCGAGTGCTGAGGCCCTCGCTGTTCGCCGCCAGCCACTGTACGTCGGTGCGCAATGCTTCGCAGGGAGCGTCGGACAACGACCTCCCGAGGGTGCTCATCACAG GTAGCTTGGGGCAGCTCGGAACGGGATTGGCTCGACTACTAAG GAAGAAGTACGGAAAAGAAAACGTCATCATGTCTGACATAGTGCGGCCTCCCAAGAGCATCCTCGCGGAAG GCCCGTACGTGTACGCGGACATCCTGGACTTCAAGAACCTGCAGGAGATCGTGGTCAACGAGCGCGTCGACTGGCTCATCCACTTCAGCGCGCTGCTCTCCGCCATCGGCGAACGCAACGTGCCGCTGGCCATGCGCGTCAACGTCGAAGGCGTGCACAACGTCATGGAGCTGAGCAAGCAGTACCGGCTGCGCCTGTTCGTGCCCAGCACCATCGGGGCGTTCGGGCCGGACTCGCCGCGAAGCCCGACTCCGGACCTGTGCGTCCAGCGGCCGAGGACCATCTACGGAGTGTCCAAGGTCCACGCCGAACTGTTGGGAGAG TACTACCACCACAAATTCGGCCTGGACTTCCGGTGTCTTCGGTTCCCGGGTGTCATCTCGTACGACAGTGAACCTGGAGGCGGGACCACAG ACTATGCGGTGCAAGTGTTCCACGACGCCCTGAAGTACGGAAAGTTCACCTGCTACCTGAAGCCCGACACACGTCTTCCGATGATCTACATAACGGACTGCTTGCGCGCTCTCATGGAGATGATGGAGGCCCCCTCCGAGAGTCTCAAGCTTCGCACCTACAATGTCACGGCCATGGACTTCACGCCCAAGGAGCTGTTCCAGGAAGTTTGCAAGCTGGTGCCCGAGCTCGAGGTCGAGTACAAGCCAGACGGGCGGCAAGCAATCG ctgactCTTGGCCGCAAGTGTTCGATGACAGCAATGCGCGTCGGGACTGGGGCTGGAAGCCAACCTACGATTTGGCTCAGATGTGCAAAGTTATGGTGGACAATCTTCGAACCGTCTATCAACGCTGA